Proteins from a genomic interval of Lelliottia amnigena:
- the glpE gene encoding thiosulfate sulfurtransferase → MDQFECINVEEAHQKMHQGKAVLVDIRDPQSYAMGHTPGAFHLTNDTLGAFMRDNDFETPVMVMCYHGNSSKGAAQYLLQQGYDAVYSVDGGFDAWHRHFPAEVEHAFGG, encoded by the coding sequence ATGGATCAATTTGAATGCATTAACGTTGAAGAAGCCCATCAGAAAATGCATCAGGGAAAGGCGGTGTTGGTGGATATCCGCGATCCGCAAAGCTACGCGATGGGACATACGCCGGGTGCGTTCCACCTGACGAACGACACCCTGGGCGCGTTTATGCGCGATAACGATTTTGAAACGCCAGTGATGGTGATGTGTTATCACGGCAACAGCAGCAAAGGCGCAGCACAGTATCTGCTCCAGCAGGGATACGACGCGGTCTACAGTGTTGATGGTGGCTTTGACGCCTGGCATCGCCATTTCCCGGCGGAAGTTGAGCACGCGTTTGGGGGCTAA
- the glpD gene encoding Aerobic glycerol-3-phosphate dehydrogenase — translation METKDLIVIGGGINGAGIAADAAGRGLSVLMLEANDLACATSSASSKLIHGGLRYLEHYEFRLVSEALAEREVLLKMAPHLAIPMRFRLPHRPHLRPAWMIRIGLFMYDHLGKRTSLPASTGLRFGADSVLKPEIVRGFEYSDCWVDDARLVLANAQMVVKKEGEVKTRTRATAARRENGLWIVDAEDIDTGEKFSWQARGLVNATGPWVKQFFDDGMHLPSPYGIRLIKGSHIVVPRAHTQKQAYILQNEDKRIVFVIPWMDDFSIIGTTDVEYNGDPKNVEIDENEIGYLLKVYNAHFKKQLGRDDVVWTYSGVRPLCDDESDSPQAITRDYTLDIHDVDGQAPLLSVFGGKLTTYRKLAEHALEKLTPYYKNIGPAWTKGATLPGGDIGSNRDDYAAKLRRRYPFITESMARHFARTYGSNTELILGEAQSIADLGEHFGHELYEAELRYLVEHEWVRRLDDAIWRRTKEGMWLDAEQQSRVAQWLAQNAGKGELSLAS, via the coding sequence ATGGAAACCAAAGATCTGATTGTGATAGGCGGCGGCATCAACGGTGCCGGCATCGCGGCAGATGCCGCAGGACGCGGTTTATCTGTATTGATGCTGGAAGCCAACGATCTCGCCTGTGCGACATCGTCCGCCAGCTCCAAACTGATCCACGGCGGCCTGCGCTACCTGGAACACTACGAATTCCGTCTGGTCAGCGAAGCGCTGGCCGAGCGTGAAGTTTTACTTAAAATGGCTCCGCATCTGGCGATTCCGATGCGTTTCCGCCTGCCTCATCGCCCGCATTTGCGCCCCGCGTGGATGATTCGTATCGGTCTGTTTATGTACGATCATCTGGGTAAACGCACCAGTCTTCCCGCCTCTACCGGTTTGCGTTTTGGCGCAGATTCGGTGCTGAAACCGGAAATCGTGCGCGGTTTCGAATATTCCGACTGTTGGGTGGACGATGCCCGCCTCGTACTCGCGAATGCGCAGATGGTGGTGAAGAAAGAGGGTGAAGTGAAAACCCGCACCCGTGCGACCGCCGCTCGCCGTGAAAACGGCCTGTGGATTGTCGATGCCGAAGATATTGATACCGGCGAGAAATTCAGCTGGCAGGCGCGCGGTCTGGTCAACGCCACCGGCCCGTGGGTGAAACAGTTCTTCGACGACGGTATGCATCTGCCCTCCCCATACGGTATTCGCCTGATCAAAGGCAGCCACATCGTCGTTCCACGTGCGCATACCCAGAAACAGGCTTACATCCTGCAAAACGAAGATAAGCGCATCGTGTTTGTTATTCCGTGGATGGATGATTTCTCTATCATTGGTACCACTGACGTGGAGTACAACGGCGATCCGAAAAACGTCGAGATCGACGAGAATGAAATTGGCTATTTGCTGAAGGTGTACAACGCGCACTTCAAGAAACAGCTGGGGCGTGATGACGTGGTCTGGACTTACTCTGGCGTGCGTCCGCTGTGCGATGATGAGTCAGATTCACCGCAGGCAATCACCCGTGACTACACGCTGGATATTCACGACGTGGATGGCCAGGCACCGCTGCTGTCGGTATTTGGCGGTAAACTGACGACCTACCGTAAGCTGGCTGAACATGCGCTGGAAAAACTGACGCCGTACTACAAAAATATCGGTCCGGCCTGGACGAAAGGCGCAACGCTGCCTGGCGGAGACATCGGCAGCAACCGCGATGATTACGCCGCAAAACTGCGCCGCCGCTATCCGTTCATTACCGAATCGATGGCCCGCCACTTCGCACGCACCTATGGCAGCAATACCGAGCTGATCCTCGGTGAAGCGCAAAGTATTGCCGATCTGGGCGAGCATTTTGGGCATGAGCTTTATGAAGCAGAGTTGCGTTATCTGGTTGAACACGAATGGGTGCGTCGCCTGGACGATGCAATCTGGCGTCGTACCAAAGAAGGGATGTGGCTTGATGCCGAGCAGCAGTCTCGCGTAGCGCAATGGCTGGCGCAAAATGCGGGAAAGGGTGAGCTGTCGTTAGCGTCCTGA
- the malP_2 gene encoding glycogen/starch/alpha-glucan phosphorylase — protein sequence MNAPFSYASPTLSIEALKHSIAYKLMFTIGKDPVIANKHEWLNATLFAVRDRLVERWLRSNRAQLSQETRQVYYLSMEFLIGRTLSNALLSLGIYDDVKNALEEMGLDLEELIDEENDPGLGNGGLGRLAACFLDSLATLALPGRGYGIRYDYGMFKQNIVDGRQKESPDYWLEYGNPWEFKRHNTRYKVRFGGRVQLEGKKSRWLETEEILAVAYDQIIPGYDTDATNTLRLWNAQASSEINLGKFNQGDYFAAVEDKNHSENVSRVLYPDDSTYSGRELRLRQEYFLVSSTIQDILNRHYQLHKTYDNLAEKTAIHLNDTHPVLSIPELMRLLMDEHKFSWEEAFEVTCQVFSYTNHTLMSEALESWPVDMLGKILPRHLQIIFEINDYFLKTLQEQYPEDTGLLSRTSIIDESNGRRVRMAWLAVVVSHKVNGVSELHSNLMVQSLFADFAKIFPMRFCNVTNGVTPRRWLALANQPLSEVLDENIGRTWRTDLSQLSELEQHMDFPLVNKAVRDAKLLNKKRLAVYMAQHLNVVANPKALFDVQIKRIHEYKRQLMNVLHVITRYNRIKADPTAEWVPRVNIFAGKAASAYYMAKHIIHLINDVAKVINNDPQIGDKLKVVFIPNYSVSLAQLIIPAADLSEQISLAGTEASGTSNMKFALNGALTIGTLDGANVEMLEHVGADNIFIFGNTAEEVEELRKQGYKPRDYYEQDEELREVLTQIATGVFSPEEPGRYRDLVDSLINFGDHYQVLADFRSYVDCQEKVDELYRHQEEWAAKAMHNIANMGYFSSDRTIKEYAEKIWHIDPVRL from the coding sequence ATGAATGCACCATTTAGTTATGCATCCCCGACGCTCAGCATCGAGGCATTAAAACATTCCATCGCCTACAAGCTGATGTTTACGATCGGGAAAGATCCCGTGATCGCCAACAAACACGAGTGGCTCAACGCCACGCTGTTTGCGGTGCGTGACCGTCTGGTGGAACGCTGGCTGCGCTCTAACCGCGCCCAGCTGTCACAGGAAACGCGTCAGGTGTATTACCTGTCGATGGAGTTTTTGATTGGTCGCACTCTTTCCAACGCGCTGTTATCGCTCGGTATTTATGACGATGTCAAAAACGCACTGGAAGAGATGGGGTTAGATTTAGAAGAGTTGATCGACGAAGAGAACGACCCCGGTTTAGGCAACGGCGGTTTGGGGCGTCTGGCGGCCTGTTTTCTTGACTCGCTGGCCACGCTGGCGCTGCCTGGGCGCGGGTACGGCATTCGCTACGATTACGGTATGTTCAAGCAAAATATCGTCGACGGGCGTCAGAAAGAGTCACCGGATTACTGGCTGGAATACGGCAACCCGTGGGAATTCAAACGCCACAACACGCGCTATAAAGTGCGGTTTGGCGGGCGTGTTCAGCTCGAAGGTAAAAAGAGCCGCTGGCTCGAAACCGAAGAGATCCTGGCGGTGGCCTACGACCAGATTATCCCTGGCTACGACACCGATGCGACCAACACATTGCGTCTGTGGAACGCGCAGGCCAGTAGCGAAATCAACCTCGGTAAATTCAACCAGGGCGATTACTTCGCGGCGGTGGAGGATAAAAACCACTCCGAAAACGTCTCGCGCGTGCTCTATCCGGATGATTCCACCTATTCCGGGCGCGAACTGCGGCTGCGTCAGGAGTATTTCCTGGTGTCGTCGACCATCCAGGATATTCTCAACCGCCACTATCAGTTGCACAAAACCTACGACAATCTGGCAGAAAAAACGGCGATTCACCTCAACGACACCCACCCGGTGCTGTCCATTCCAGAGCTGATGCGCCTGCTGATGGATGAGCATAAATTTAGCTGGGAAGAGGCATTTGAAGTCACCTGCCAGGTCTTCTCCTACACCAACCACACGTTGATGAGCGAAGCGCTGGAAAGCTGGCCTGTCGATATGCTCGGCAAAATCCTGCCGCGCCATCTGCAGATCATCTTTGAAATTAACGACTACTTCCTGAAAACGTTGCAGGAACAGTACCCCGAAGATACCGGCTTGCTGAGCCGCACGTCGATCATTGATGAATCCAACGGGCGTCGCGTGCGCATGGCGTGGCTGGCGGTGGTCGTCAGTCATAAAGTGAACGGGGTGTCTGAACTACACTCGAATCTGATGGTGCAATCGCTGTTTGCCGATTTCGCGAAAATCTTCCCGATGCGTTTCTGCAACGTGACGAACGGCGTCACGCCGCGCCGCTGGCTGGCGCTGGCGAACCAGCCGTTGTCGGAAGTGCTGGACGAAAATATTGGTCGCACGTGGCGAACCGATCTCAGCCAACTGAGCGAACTCGAACAGCACATGGATTTCCCGCTGGTGAACAAAGCGGTGCGTGATGCCAAGCTACTGAACAAAAAACGCTTAGCCGTTTACATGGCGCAGCATCTGAACGTGGTCGCGAACCCAAAAGCGCTGTTCGACGTGCAGATTAAACGTATCCACGAGTACAAACGTCAGCTGATGAACGTGCTGCATGTGATTACGCGCTACAACCGCATTAAGGCCGATCCGACGGCCGAATGGGTGCCGCGCGTGAATATTTTTGCCGGAAAAGCCGCCTCGGCGTACTACATGGCAAAACACATTATTCACCTCATCAATGATGTCGCAAAAGTGATCAACAACGATCCGCAGATTGGCGATAAACTGAAGGTTGTGTTTATTCCAAACTACAGCGTGAGTCTGGCACAGCTGATCATTCCGGCGGCGGATCTCTCCGAACAGATTTCGCTGGCGGGTACGGAAGCGTCCGGAACCAGTAACATGAAGTTTGCACTGAACGGGGCGTTGACGATCGGCACGCTGGATGGTGCAAACGTGGAGATGCTGGAGCACGTTGGAGCGGATAACATCTTTATCTTTGGTAACACGGCGGAAGAAGTGGAAGAACTGCGTAAGCAGGGCTATAAACCGCGTGATTACTACGAGCAGGATGAAGAGCTGCGCGAAGTGCTAACGCAAATCGCCACCGGCGTGTTCAGCCCCGAAGAGCCTGGTCGCTACCGTGACCTGGTCGATTCGCTGATTAACTTTGGCGATCATTATCAGGTGCTGGCGGATTTCCGCAGCTACGTGGACTGTCAAGAAAAGGTGGACGAGCTTTATCGCCATCAAGAGGAGTGGGCCGCCAAAGCGATGCACAACATCGCCAATATGGGTTATTTCTCATCGGACAGAACCATCAAAGAGTATGCCGAGAAGATCTGGCATATTGATCCGGTGAGGTTATAA
- the glgA gene encoding glycogen synthase yields MQVLHVCSEMFPLLKTGGLADVLGALPAAQIAEGIDTRVLLPAFPDIRRGIPDAQVVSRRDTFAGRITLLFGHYNGVGIYLIDAPHLYDRPGSPYHDTNLFAYTDNVLRFALLGWVGAEMATGLDPFWRPDIVHAHDWHAGLAPAYLAARGHPAKSVFTVHNLAYQGMYYAHHMNEIDLPWSFYNMHGLEFNGQISFLKAGLYYADHITAVSPTYAREITEPEFGYGMEGLLRQRQREGRLTGILNGVDENIWNPETDLLLASRFNRDSVEDKAENKRQLQVAMGLKVNDKVPLFAVVSRLTSQKGLDLVLEALPGLLEQGGQLALLGAGDPVLQEGFLAAAAEHPGQVGVQIGYHEAFSHRIMGGSDVILVPSRFEPCGLTQLYGLKYGTLPLVRRTGGLADTVSDTSLENLADGIATGFAFEDSNAWSLLRAIRRAFVLWSRPSLWRFVQRQAMAMDFSWHVAAQSYRDLYQRLKS; encoded by the coding sequence ATGCAGGTTTTACATGTCTGTTCAGAGATGTTCCCGCTGCTGAAAACGGGCGGGTTGGCGGATGTGCTCGGCGCATTACCAGCGGCACAAATTGCAGAGGGCATCGACACGCGCGTGTTGTTGCCCGCTTTCCCTGATATTCGTCGTGGCATTCCCGACGCGCAGGTGGTGAGCCGTCGCGACACGTTCGCCGGGCGCATCACCCTGCTGTTTGGACATTACAATGGCGTCGGTATTTACCTGATTGACGCGCCGCACCTTTACGATCGTCCAGGGAGTCCGTACCACGACACGAACTTATTCGCTTATACCGACAACGTGCTGCGTTTTGCGCTGCTCGGTTGGGTCGGGGCGGAAATGGCGACCGGTCTGGACCCGTTCTGGCGTCCGGATATTGTCCATGCGCACGACTGGCACGCCGGTCTTGCACCGGCTTACCTCGCGGCGCGTGGCCATCCGGCAAAGTCGGTCTTCACGGTGCACAACCTGGCGTATCAGGGCATGTATTATGCCCATCACATGAATGAAATCGATCTGCCATGGTCGTTCTATAACATGCACGGCCTGGAGTTTAACGGGCAGATTTCGTTCCTGAAGGCTGGACTGTATTACGCCGATCATATTACGGCGGTCAGCCCGACGTATGCCCGCGAAATCACCGAGCCGGAGTTTGGATATGGGATGGAAGGGTTGCTGCGTCAACGCCAGCGTGAAGGACGCCTGACGGGCATTCTGAACGGTGTGGACGAAAATATCTGGAACCCGGAAACCGATCTTTTGCTGGCATCGCGCTTTAACCGTGATTCGGTTGAAGACAAGGCCGAGAACAAACGGCAACTGCAAGTGGCGATGGGACTTAAAGTGAACGACAAAGTCCCGCTGTTTGCGGTGGTGAGCCGTCTCACTAGCCAGAAAGGGCTGGATTTGGTGCTCGAAGCACTCCCTGGATTGCTGGAGCAGGGCGGCCAACTGGCGCTTCTTGGCGCGGGCGATCCGGTATTGCAGGAAGGTTTCCTTGCTGCTGCCGCGGAACACCCGGGGCAAGTCGGTGTGCAGATTGGTTATCACGAAGCGTTCTCCCATCGCATTATGGGCGGTTCCGACGTGATCCTTGTGCCGAGCCGCTTTGAACCGTGTGGCTTAACGCAGCTCTACGGATTGAAATACGGCACGCTGCCGTTAGTACGACGCACGGGTGGGCTGGCGGATACGGTGTCCGACACCTCGCTTGAGAATCTGGCGGACGGCATCGCCACCGGATTTGCATTTGAAGACAGCAATGCCTGGTCGCTGCTACGGGCGATTCGGCGGGCATTTGTATTATGGTCGCGTCCCTCTTTGTGGCGTTTCGTGCAACGCCAGGCGATGGCGATGGATTTTAGTTGGCACGTTGCGGCGCAGTCCTACCGCGATCTTTATCAACGCTTGAAGTCGTAA
- the glgC gene encoding glucose-1-phosphate adenylyltransferase: MVRLEKNDPLMLARQLPLKTVALILAGGRGTRLKDLTIKRAKPAVHFGGKFRIIDFALSNCLNSGIRRIGVITQYQSHTLVQHIQRGWSFFSEEMNEFVDLLPAQQRVHGENWYRGTADAVTQNLDIIRRYGAEYIVILAGDHIYKQDYSHMLIDHVEKGARCTVACLPVPVAEATAFGVMDVDENDLIIDFVEKPANPPTMPSDPTKSLASMGIYIFDAEYLYDLLEEDDKDENSSHDFGKDIIPKITKAGMAYAHPFPLSCVQSDPTAEPYWRDVGTLEAYWKANLDLASVTPELDMYDQNWPIRTHMESLPPAKFVQDRSGSHGMTLNSLVSGGCIISGSVVVQSVLFPRVRINSFCNIDSSVLLPDVWIGRSCRLRRCVIDRACIIPEGMVIGENAEEDARRFYRSEEGIVLVTREMLRKLQIKQER, translated from the coding sequence ATGGTTAGATTAGAGAAGAACGATCCCTTGATGTTAGCGCGCCAGTTGCCCTTAAAAACGGTTGCGCTGATTCTTGCCGGTGGACGTGGTACCCGTCTAAAAGATTTGACCATCAAGCGTGCTAAGCCTGCCGTTCACTTTGGTGGTAAGTTCCGCATTATTGATTTTGCATTGTCGAACTGCCTTAACTCCGGTATTCGCCGTATCGGTGTCATCACTCAGTATCAGTCGCACACGCTGGTGCAGCACATCCAGCGCGGCTGGTCATTCTTCAGCGAAGAGATGAACGAGTTTGTCGATCTGCTTCCGGCCCAGCAGCGCGTTCACGGTGAAAACTGGTATCGCGGCACGGCGGATGCGGTCACGCAAAACCTCGACATCATTCGTCGCTACGGCGCGGAATACATCGTTATCCTTGCGGGTGACCATATTTATAAGCAGGACTACTCGCACATGCTGATCGACCACGTCGAAAAAGGGGCGCGTTGCACCGTCGCGTGTCTGCCGGTGCCCGTTGCTGAGGCGACGGCGTTTGGCGTGATGGACGTGGACGAAAACGATCTCATTATTGATTTCGTCGAAAAACCGGCGAATCCGCCGACCATGCCGTCAGACCCGACCAAATCGCTCGCCAGCATGGGTATCTATATCTTTGATGCAGAATACCTTTACGACCTGCTGGAAGAGGACGACAAAGACGAGAACTCCAGTCACGACTTTGGCAAAGACATCATCCCGAAAATTACCAAAGCTGGCATGGCTTATGCACATCCCTTCCCGTTGTCCTGTGTGCAGTCTGACCCAACAGCAGAACCGTACTGGCGCGACGTCGGCACGCTTGAAGCGTACTGGAAAGCGAACCTGGATTTAGCGTCTGTGACGCCTGAGCTGGATATGTATGACCAGAACTGGCCGATTCGCACGCATATGGAATCGCTCCCGCCCGCGAAATTCGTGCAGGACCGTTCCGGAAGCCACGGCATGACCCTGAACTCGCTGGTGTCGGGGGGCTGTATTATTTCCGGTTCAGTCGTTGTGCAATCAGTGCTGTTCCCGCGTGTGCGGATCAATTCCTTCTGCAATATTGATTCGTCAGTATTGCTGCCGGATGTGTGGATCGGGCGTTCGTGCCGATTGCGTCGCTGCGTCATTGACCGCGCCTGTATTATCCCGGAAGGCATGGTGATTGGCGAAAATGCGGAAGAAGACGCGCGTCGTTTCTACCGCTCAGAAGAGGGCATTGTACTGGTCACGCGTGAAATGCTGCGCAAACTGCAGATCAAACAGGAGCGATGA
- the glgX gene encoding glycogen debranching protein, whose protein sequence is MTQLTVGKPAPLGASFDGKGVNFTLFSAHAERVELCVFDREGNEYRYDLPAREGDIWHGYLEDGKPGLRYGFRVHGPWQPEHGLRFNPAKLLLDPCALRVEGDVKDDPLFLDGEQQPDPRDSAAIAPRSVVVSDVYDWEGDSSPDIPWGNTVIYEAHVKGLTYLHPAIPKEIRGTYKALGHPVMIAYLQHLGITSLELLPIWHFASEPRLQRLGLTNYWGYNPLAMFALDPRYASHPERARDEFRDAVKALHQAGIEVILDVVLNHSAELDLDGPTLSLRGIDNRSYYWIREDGDYHNWTGCGNTLNLSHPAVAEYAHACLKYWVETFHIDGFRFDLASVMGRTPSFSQQAPLLEAIKNCPVLSRVKLIAEPWDIGEGGYQVGNFPPPFAEWNDHFRDATRRFWLERSLSLGEFAGRFSASSDVFKRQGRKPFSTVNLVTAHDGFTLRDCVCFNQKHNEANGEENRDGTNNNHSFNHGIEGLGGSQDVIERRRASVHALLTTLLLSQGTPMLLAGDEQGHSQHGNNNAYCQDNPLTWLDWEQANSGLTHFTAALIQLRQRIPALTADTWWEEGDGNVRWLNKDAQPLSAPEWQNGIPCLQILLSDNWLITFNATQDVVEIVLPDGEWRAIPPFAGEDNPVVAAVWHGPAHGVCVFQR, encoded by the coding sequence ATGACCCAACTCACGGTAGGAAAACCCGCACCGCTCGGCGCCAGTTTTGACGGCAAAGGGGTGAATTTCACCCTCTTTTCCGCCCATGCGGAGCGGGTAGAACTCTGTGTGTTTGACCGCGAAGGCAACGAATATCGCTACGATCTGCCTGCGCGGGAAGGGGATATCTGGCACGGCTATCTTGAAGACGGCAAGCCAGGGTTGCGTTACGGTTTTCGCGTCCATGGCCCCTGGCAGCCTGAGCACGGGTTGCGCTTCAATCCGGCTAAATTACTGCTCGACCCCTGCGCGCTGCGCGTGGAAGGCGATGTCAAAGACGATCCCCTTTTCCTGGATGGCGAACAGCAGCCCGATCCCCGCGATAGCGCAGCCATTGCGCCCAGAAGCGTGGTTGTGAGCGATGTGTATGACTGGGAAGGCGACAGCTCACCCGACATTCCGTGGGGCAACACGGTGATTTACGAGGCCCACGTAAAAGGGCTGACGTATCTGCACCCGGCGATCCCGAAAGAGATCCGCGGCACCTACAAGGCGCTCGGCCATCCGGTGATGATTGCCTATCTTCAACATCTCGGCATCACCTCGCTTGAACTCTTGCCGATCTGGCATTTTGCCAGCGAGCCGCGTTTGCAGCGGCTTGGGCTGACCAATTACTGGGGCTATAACCCGCTGGCGATGTTTGCCCTTGATCCGCGCTACGCCTCGCATCCCGAGAGAGCGCGCGACGAGTTTCGTGATGCCGTAAAAGCGCTGCATCAGGCGGGTATTGAGGTGATTCTGGACGTGGTGCTGAACCACAGCGCGGAGCTGGATCTCGACGGACCGACGCTCTCGCTGCGCGGAATCGATAACCGTAGCTATTATTGGATCAGGGAAGATGGCGATTATCACAACTGGACCGGCTGCGGTAACACCCTCAATCTCAGTCATCCGGCAGTGGCGGAGTATGCGCACGCGTGCCTGAAATACTGGGTTGAGACTTTCCATATCGACGGTTTCCGCTTCGATCTGGCTTCGGTGATGGGCAGAACGCCGTCGTTCAGCCAGCAGGCGCCGTTGCTTGAGGCGATTAAAAACTGTCCGGTGCTCTCGCGCGTGAAGCTGATCGCTGAACCGTGGGACATCGGTGAAGGCGGCTATCAGGTGGGGAATTTCCCGCCGCCATTTGCGGAGTGGAACGATCATTTCCGCGATGCGACGCGCCGTTTTTGGCTCGAAAGAAGTTTGTCGCTGGGTGAGTTTGCCGGACGATTTTCCGCCTCCAGCGATGTGTTTAAGCGTCAGGGGCGAAAACCGTTCTCCACGGTCAATCTGGTGACGGCGCACGACGGATTTACCCTTCGCGACTGCGTTTGTTTCAATCAGAAACACAATGAGGCGAACGGTGAGGAAAATCGCGATGGCACTAACAATAACCACAGTTTCAATCATGGTATAGAAGGGTTAGGCGGCAGTCAGGATGTCATCGAGCGGCGACGCGCCAGCGTCCATGCGCTTCTGACAACATTGCTGCTTTCACAGGGGACGCCGATGTTGTTGGCCGGTGATGAACAGGGTCACAGTCAGCACGGCAACAACAATGCGTATTGTCAGGATAACCCCTTAACCTGGCTCGACTGGGAACAGGCGAATAGCGGACTCACGCATTTCACGGCGGCGCTGATTCAGCTTCGCCAGCGCATTCCCGCACTCACTGCGGATACGTGGTGGGAAGAGGGTGACGGTAACGTCCGCTGGTTAAATAAAGATGCGCAGCCGTTGAGCGCGCCAGAGTGGCAGAACGGTATTCCGTGCCTGCAAATCCTGCTTTCGGATAACTGGCTCATCACGTTTAACGCGACGCAAGATGTCGTTGAAATTGTTTTACCTGACGGGGAGTGGCGCGCCATTCCTCCTTTTGCTGGAGAGGATAATCCGGTAGTGGCGGCTGTCTGGCACGGGCCTGCGCACGGAGTGTGTGTATTCCAAAGATGA
- the glgB_1 gene encoding 1,4-alpha-glucan-branching protein, translating to MPGHFPSDDFGLSEFDGTDLYEHSDPREGYHQDWNTLIYNYGRREVANYLVGNALYWIERFGIDALRVDAVASMIYRDYSRKEGEWIPNEYGGRENLEAIEFLRNTNRILGEQVPGAVTMAEESTDFPGVSRPPSMGGLGFWYKWNLGWMHDTLDYFKLDPVFRKYHHDKLTFGMLYNNTENFVLPLSHDEVVHGKKSILDRMPGDAWQKFANLRAYYGWMFAFPGKKLLFMGNEFAQGREWNHDSSLDWHLLEGGDNWHHGVQRLVRDLNLTYRHHKALHELDFDSYGFEWLVVDDHERSVFIFVRRDSAGNEIIVASNFTPVPRPHYRFGINQPGKWREILNTDSSHYHGSNAGNAGAVHSDEYESHGRPNSLSLTLPPLSTIWLVREGE from the coding sequence GTGCCGGGTCATTTCCCGTCCGATGATTTTGGTCTTTCGGAATTTGACGGCACCGATTTGTACGAACACAGCGATCCGCGCGAAGGTTATCATCAGGACTGGAATACCCTGATTTATAACTACGGGCGTCGCGAAGTGGCGAACTATCTGGTCGGCAATGCGCTGTACTGGATTGAACGCTTTGGTATTGACGCATTGCGCGTGGATGCGGTGGCGTCGATGATTTATCGCGATTACAGCCGCAAAGAGGGCGAGTGGATCCCGAATGAGTACGGCGGCCGTGAAAACCTCGAAGCCATTGAATTCCTGCGCAACACGAACCGTATTCTCGGCGAGCAGGTGCCGGGAGCGGTGACGATGGCGGAAGAGTCGACCGATTTCCCTGGCGTGTCGCGTCCACCGTCAATGGGCGGGCTGGGCTTCTGGTACAAGTGGAATCTTGGCTGGATGCACGACACGCTGGATTATTTCAAGCTCGATCCCGTGTTCCGTAAGTATCACCACGACAAACTCACTTTCGGGATGCTCTACAACAACACCGAAAACTTCGTGCTGCCGCTGTCGCACGATGAAGTGGTCCACGGTAAGAAATCGATTCTCGACCGCATGCCGGGCGACGCATGGCAAAAATTTGCCAACCTGCGCGCCTACTACGGCTGGATGTTTGCCTTCCCGGGTAAAAAACTGCTGTTTATGGGCAATGAGTTTGCTCAGGGACGGGAGTGGAATCACGACTCCAGCCTCGACTGGCATCTGCTGGAAGGCGGCGACAACTGGCACCACGGCGTGCAACGTCTGGTGCGCGATCTCAACCTGACCTATCGCCATCACAAAGCCCTGCACGAGCTGGATTTTGATTCGTACGGGTTTGAATGGCTGGTGGTGGATGACCACGAGCGCTCGGTGTTTATTTTTGTGCGTCGCGACAGTGCGGGCAATGAAATCATTGTGGCCAGTAACTTTACGCCTGTGCCGCGCCCGCATTATCGCTTTGGTATTAATCAGCCAGGTAAATGGCGCGAAATCCTCAATACCGACTCCAGCCATTATCACGGTAGCAACGCGGGCAATGCGGGTGCGGTTCACAGCGATGAATATGAAAGTCATGGCCGACCCAACTCGTTAAGCCTCACGCTGCCACCGCTGTCCACCATTTGGCTCGTCCGGGAGGGTGAATGA